The following proteins are co-located in the Triplophysa dalaica isolate WHDGS20190420 chromosome 2, ASM1584641v1, whole genome shotgun sequence genome:
- the si:dkey-9i23.8 gene encoding melanopsin — protein sequence MVIPNPVLTNVLVNTSHNITESEERYWSSVEKSVLGPILSMEMVLGVLGNGLVLVVKIVCKDHFRCIYWLPFVSLTLSDFFCSIFIICGSLLAVLSEGEISPWCEVVSLLKFTFITSSIGSIAVLSVQRFLGIPSKGTGLSVLMAIACLASWCTGSVFGAVPVGYNWIKYDPAEMLCAVFWESSYSDMLVYILCTFSISIFVPLILILFCCILTYVGYSKDVASEDDLSSVTPLLVILYLLCYAPFTASELILLGRLDLSPSPDWLRSLSSVMAYLDCGLNPFIYCTNKEFREAVLILLWNNKKLHHSEPVLTGITKLEI from the exons ATGGTCATTCCCAACCCTGTATTAACGAATGTTTTGG TGAACACTTCACATAATATAACTGAATCAGAGGAGAGGTATTGGTCCAGTGTTGAGAAATCTGTGCTTGGTCCCATTCTCAGCATGGAGATGGTATTAGGTGTTCTGGGAAATGGACTGGTTTTAGTAGTTAAAATTGTG tgtaaagaCCATTTTCGGTGCATTTACTGGCTGCCATTTGTCAGCCTCACGCTCTCAGATTTCTTCTGCTCTATTTTCATAATCTGTGGCTCTCTCTTGGCTGTGCTGAGTGAAGGTGAGATCTCACCATGGTGTGAGGTGGTCAGTCTGCTAAAATTCACCTTCATCACTTCTTCTATTGGAAGCATAG CGGTTCTTAGTGTTCAGCGTTTTTTAGGTATCCCCTCCAAAGGTACAGGGCTGTCAGTTCTCATGGCAATAGCATGTTTGGCATCGTGGTGTACTGGATCTGTGTTTGGAGCAGTGCCGGTAGGCTATAATTGGATAAA GTATGATCCTGCAGAAATGCTGTGTGCCGTTTTCTGGGAAAGCAGTTACTCCGACATGCTTGTTTACATCCTCTGTACCTTCTCAATCTCCATCTTTGTCCCATTAATTCTTATACTGTTCTGCTGCATCCTGACTTATGTAGGATACAGTAAAGACGTTGCCAG TGAGGATGACCTGTCTTCTGTAACTCCACTACTTGTGATCCTGTATCTGCTCTGTTATGCTCCATTTACTGCATCTGAG ttAATTCTCCTCGGAAGGCTCGACCTGTCTCCTTCTCCTGACTGGCTGAGATCACTATCATCAGTCATGGCGTACCTGGACTGTGGGTTGAACCCATTCATCTACTGCACAAATAAAGAATTCCGAGAGGCAGTGCTCATACTACTGTGGAACAATAAGAAATTACACCATTCTGAGCCAGTTCTGACCGGCAttacaaaacttgaaatataa
- the tmem187 gene encoding transmembrane protein 187, which yields MSAVVHVLIPFALCIALANTDIFNEVLVDVTYDHYAEKKVDNLPAFLAMPFNCLINVGYILLGIYWLLQPVTDCKDSRAVAYAKNVFALMAIAYGPVQWVRLSTLRRAPSVLDQWFTLPIFAWVPVWCNVIVNGWSSRYTVIVETCSILSYGLAVLHDRGFEVALGCHIAFAVFKGVQAQKSHGDTVSMRYFCSAAISCFGFVVLKLQDHSLAEYWMFQNLTGHFWSKVCDILQFHFCFCFLTHLSKKVKKTS from the coding sequence ATGTCAGCGGTTGTTCACGTCCTGATACCCTTCGCGCTTTGCATAGCGCTTGCAAACACTGACATATTCAACGAAGTTCTGGTGGACGTTACTTACGATCACTATGCGGAGAAAAAAGTCGACAATCTGCCCGCCTTCCTGGCTATGCCGTTTAACTGCCTGATAAATGTAGGCTACATATTATTGGGTATATATTGGCTCCTTCAACCGGTTACAGACTGTAAAGACAGCCGTGCAGTCGCCTACGCCAAGAACGTTTTCGCGCTCATGGCAATCGCATACGGGCCCGTGCAGTGGGTGCGCTTGTCCACCTTGCGCCGCGCACCGTCAGTTTTGGACCAGTGGTTTACTTTACCAATTTTTGCATGGGTGCCGGTGTGGTGTAATGTCATTGTCAACGGTTGGTCGTCTCGTTACACCGTAATAGTTGAAACGTGTTCAATTCTCAGCTATGGACTGGCGGTATTACACGACCGTGGATTTGAAGTTGCGTTGGGTTGCCACATCGCCTTCGCAGTGTTTAAGGGTGTCCAAGCGCAGAAGAGTCACGGAGATACTGTGTCCATGCGTTACTTTTGCTCGGCTGCGATTTCCTGCTTTGGTTTTGTGGTTCTGAAGCTTCAGGATCATTCTCTTGCGGAGTACTGGATGTTTCAAAATCTCACCGGACATTTCTGGTCCAAAGTTTGCGACATTCTTCAgttccatttttgtttttgttttctcactCACCTCagtaaaaaagtcaaaaaaacTTCATAA
- the stx3a gene encoding syntaxin-3, producing the protein MKDRLEQLKAKSDQTPDDVEIPVENKEFMDEFFIQIEEIRTSIDQIDENVNEIKRLYSVILSAATSEQKTQDELEAVTNEIKKLANNARNKLKSIEQSLASNTEERISADVRIKKSQQAILAKKFVEVMTRYNEAQVEFKEKSKGRIQRQLEITGKTTTDEELEEMLDGGNAAVFTAGIMDSGISKQALSEIEARHKDIMRLESSIKELHDMFVDIAMLVENQGSMIDRIESNMDQSVGFVERAVADTKKAAKFQQEARRKKMMIMVCCTILAIVGGSVVYSWLT; encoded by the exons ATGAAGGACCGACTGGAGCAACTAAAAGCG AAATCAGACCAAACACCTGATGATGTGGAAATTCCAGTGGAAAATAAAGAGTTTATGGATGAGTTCTTCATACAG ATTGAGGAAATCCGGACCAGTATAGACCAGATTGATGAGAATGTGAATGAGATAAAGCGACTGTATTCTGTCATCCTTTCTGCAGCTACATCAGAGCAAA agacACAGGACGAGTTGGAGGCAGTTACCAATGAGATAAAGAAACTGGCCAACAATGCCCGCAACAAACTCAAAA GCATTGAGCAGAGCTTGGCATCTAACACAGAGGAGAGAATTTCAGCAGATGTACGGATAAAGAAATCCCAG CAAGCAATTCTTGCTAAGAAGTTTGTGGAGGTGATGACCAGATACAATGAAGCACAAGTGGAGTTTAAAGAGAAGAGCAAAGGGCGCATCCAGAGACAGTTGGAGATCA CTGGTAAAACCACTACTGATGAGGAACTCGAAGAAATGCTGGATGGAGGGAATGCTGCAGTATTCACAGCAGGG ATAATGGACTCTGGCATATCAAAGCAAGCACTGAGTGAGATTGAAGCAAGACACAAGGATATTATGCGACTGGAGAGCAGCATAAAGGAGCTGCATGACATGTTTGTGGACATTGCAATGCTGGTGGAGAATCAG GGGAGCATGATTGACAGAATTGAGAGCAACATGGACCAGTCGGTGGGCTTTGTAGAAAGAGCAGTGGCCGACACTAAAAAGGCTGCCAAGTTTCAACAGGAGGCACGCAGG AAAAAGATGATGATCATGGTGTGCTGCACAATTCTGGCCATTGTCGGAGGTTCTGTGGTGTATAGCTGGCTTACATAA
- the ndufs8a gene encoding NADH:ubiquinone oxidoreductase core subunit S8a → MSAALRVLYSASRPGSFLASQNLARPLSLSAHRAGIKYVNNQEDATDMKSITDRAAQTLFWTELFRGLGMTMSYLFREPATINYPFEKGPLSPRFRGEHALRRYPSGEERCIACKLCEAICPAQAITIEAEPRADGSRRTTRYDIDMTKCIYCGFCQEACPVDAIVEGPNFEFSTETHEELLYNKEKLLNNGDKWEAEIAANIQADYLYR, encoded by the exons ATGTCTGCAGCATTACGTGTGCTCTACTCTGCATCCAGGCCAG GCTCGTTTTTGGCCAGTCAAAATCTTGCACGTCCTCTCAGTCTATCAGCACACAGGGCCGGGATAA AATATGTCAATAATCAGGAAGATGCCACAGATATGAAATCCATAACGGACCGTGCAGCTCAAACTCTTTTTTGGACAGAGTTGTTTAGAG GGTTGGGAATGACCATGAGCTATCTTTTCCGTGAGCCTGCTACCATCAACTACCCGTTCGAGAAGGGCCCTCTCTCACCCCGTTTCCGTGGTGAACATGCCCTGCGCAGGTATCCCTCTGGAGAAGAGCGATGCATTGCATGTAAACTATGTGAGGCCATTTGCCCTGCCCAG GCCATCACGATTGAGGCAGAGCCCCGTGCTGACGGTAGCAGGCGGACAACACGCTATGACATAGATATGACCAAATGCATCTACTGTGGCTTTTGCCAAGAGGCATGTCCTGTGGACGCAATTGTAGAG GGCCCCAACTTTGAGTTCTCCACCGAGACTCATGAAGAACTGCTTTATAATAAGGAAAAGCTCCTCAACAATGGAGACAAATGGGAGGCGGAGATTGCTGCCAACATTCAGGCTGATTATCTCTACAGATAG